Within the Pseudonocardia alni genome, the region CGACGGCGCGCACAGCAGGAACACCGTCTCGGGCGCCGGCTCCTCGACCGCCTTGAGCAGCGCGTTCGACGCGCCCTCGGTGAGCCGGTCGGCGTCGGCGATGATCACGATCTGCCAGGTCCCGGTGGCGGGCTTCCGGGCGGCGAGCTGGACGAGCGAGCGCATCTCGGCGACCGAGATGGACAGCCCCTCGGGGACGATCTCGCGGACGTCGGAGTGGGTGCCCGCCATGACGGTCCGGCAGGCCGCGCACTCACCGCAGCCGTGGTAGCGGCACTGCAGCGCGGCCGCGAAGGCGCGTGCGGCGTTCGACCGGCCGGAGCCGGGCGGACCGGTGAACAGCCAGGCGTGGGTCATCGCCGTCGGGTCCGACGCCGCCCCGTCCAGCTCGGCGACGGCGGCGGGCTGGCCCACCACGTCGTCCCACACGCTCACGACGCCCCCTCCTCCGTCATCTGCCGGCGTGCGACGACGCCGACCACCGCCGCCAGGATGCCGCCTCCGGCGAGGACGAACCGCGTGCCGTCGACCAGCAGCGCGGTGTCGCCCACGGTCACCGTCCGCGTCGCCACGACGCCGACGACGATCGGCACCACCGACATCGCCCCCAGCAGCACCAGCCGCACCAGGGACTGGACGAACGCGTTGACCCGACCACGGATCCCGTCGGCGACCTCGGTGCCGATGACCGTGAGCCCGGTCAGGAACGCGACCCCGGCGAACGCACCTACGCACAGCACCGCGGCGATCGCCATGAACAGGTGCACCGCCATCGCCACGACGACCAACGACCCCCCGGCCCCGATGATCGCGCTGCCGAACAGCCGCCGGTGCGGCACCCGCCGGGCCAGCACCGGACCGACGGCCATGCCCGCGGCGAGACCGGCGAACACCGACGCGAACAGGATCGAGTACGCCGCATCCCCGCCGCCGAGGCTCGACGCGTAGAGCTTGGCCGTCGCGATCACGGCGCCGCCCGCGGTGAACGCGCCGACGATCCCGACGACCAGCCCGCGCACGAGGGGGGTGCGGACGACGAAGGTGTAGCCGTCGCGCAGCAGGAACAGCATCGACGGCGGGGCGTGCCGCCGCTCGGCCTCGGTGGCCCGGCCGGAGATCTCCGGGATCGCGAAGTACACGACCAGCGCCGAGACCAGGAACGCGAAC harbors:
- a CDS encoding MFS transporter, which produces MTTPSSTSSHRLTSVLAIPAFRRLWSVTAVTATGEWLALLALTSLATHLTAGAGFTAQSFALGGVVATKLVPSLLFGPLAGVLADRFDRRKVMVTCDLTKFVLLLSIPFVGQLWWLLVVTLLLELCTMFWIPAKDAAVPNLLRSPAQMESAAQLSLLVTYGVAVVGGAGLFALVSKVGPLFGADQATTVYAALCVNGFAFLVSALVVYFAIPEISGRATEAERRHAPPSMLFLLRDGYTFVVRTPLVRGLVVGIVGAFTAGGAVIATAKLYASSLGGGDAAYSILFASVFAGLAAGMAVGPVLARRVPHRRLFGSAIIGAGGSLVVVAMAVHLFMAIAAVLCVGAFAGVAFLTGLTVIGTEVADGIRGRVNAFVQSLVRLVLLGAMSVVPIVVGVVATRTVTVGDTALLVDGTRFVLAGGGILAAVVGVVARRQMTEEGAS